The following coding sequences lie in one Lolium perenne isolate Kyuss_39 chromosome 2, Kyuss_2.0, whole genome shotgun sequence genomic window:
- the LOC127329291 gene encoding BTB/POZ and MATH domain-containing protein 2-like, whose product MEASQRPTKRMESRCTPATARATLAFEITRYSLHKGMGKEKFIQSTPVSVGGHEWCIRYYPDGQKNVEDHISVFLELLGNGPKVRAFFDLRLVNQENGLSSTVKSCLESPVEFDTLTKRCLWGHSNFKRMSELEQSAYLQGDRLVIECDLTVIKEEPIVAETPIAVELPMPSSDLSDNFGKLLETAEEADVTFDVQGKLFPAHRIVLATRSPVFKAELYGPMRDQRTQNVIVQDMQPAVFRALLRFIYTDSLPSMDDLDGDESKEMVKHLLVAADRYAMERMKTECESILCTSLDVETVATMLALADQHHCSKLKEACVEFIMSSNRMDDVLASQGYVHLKKSCPDVLLDIFERATKSRKIYCAPS is encoded by the exons ATGGAAGCATCCCAGCGGCCAACAAAAAGGATGGAGTCGAGATGCACCCCGGCGACGGCGCGGGCGACACTCGCATTCGAGATCACTAGGTACAGTCTGCATAAGGGCATGGGCAAGGAAAAATTCATCCAGTCAACCCCTGTCTCTGTTGGCGGGCACGAGTGGTGCATCCGCTACTACCCTGACGGACAAAAAAACGTGGAGGACCACATCTCAGTCTTCCTCGAGCTCCTGGGAAACGGCCCCAAGGTACGCGCGTTCTTCGACTTGAGGTTGGTCAACCAGGAAAACGGGCTGTCGTCAACGGTGAAGTCCTGCTTGGAATCACCGGTGGAGTTCGACACACTTACTAAACGTTGTCTTTGGGGACATTCCAATTTCAAGAGGATGAGCGAGCTAGAGCAGTCGGCTTACCTCCAGGGTGACCGTCTCGTAATCGAGTGCGACCTCACCGTGATCAAGGAGGAACCAATCGTTGCCGAGACTCCCATAGCCGTGGAGCTTCCGATGCCATCCTCAGACCTGTCAGACAATTTTGGAAAACTCCTAGAGACAGCCGAGGAAGCAGACGTGACATTCGACGTTCAAGGGAAGCTTTTCCCCGCGCATAGGATTGTGCTTGCGACGAGATCGCCAGTGTTCAAAGCGGAGCTCTATGGACCGATGAGGGACCAGCGGACACAGAACGTAATAGTCCAAGACATGCAGCCTGCTGTTTTCAGAGCATTGCTTCGCTTCATCTACACGGATTCACTGCCCTCCATGGACGATCTTGATGGTGATGAGAGCAAGGAAATGGTCAAGCACTTACTTGTGGCCGCGGATCGGTATGCCATGGAAAGGATGAAGACTGAATGTGAAAGCATACTTTGCACAAGTCTTGATGTCGAGACCGTGGCAACCATGTTGGCTCTAGCTGACCAGCATCACTGCAGCAAGCTCAAAGAAGCTTGTGTTGAGTTTATCATGTCATCAAATAGGATGGATGATGTGTTGGCGAGCCAGGGGTATGTGCACTTGAAAAA ATCATGCCCTGATGTCCTACTAGATATCTTCGAGAGAGCGACAAAGTCTCGCAAAATTTACTGTGCCCCATCTTAG